Proteins from one Kwoniella shivajii chromosome 1, complete sequence genomic window:
- a CDS encoding dihydropteroate synthase — translation MPDSVNLNSLSIHLRNGLGPSAFNLVPPPPCPVILNITMYLHPTSIKDTAEGDSMSGLGVNYSSVSKSIYGLLSDPDRTWTSPWDLLNELSCIPLSLTNDVERVKLQLELPKGLLHANSVIYKGIYTNSAPTATSTSTSTSTSKKERVGNTDEVVIRDQKCEIKDIKTECIIGLHPHERTEKQRLEIDVEIDNVDWDEFSHKWFADEVYNFVTSSSYATIESLIHSLGSYLFTLPSLSSTSISIVIRKPSAIPFAIPSIAIHRTASDYPLSSSPINEPTLMSRDNQGESSASASSPSQQQVKRVFIAVGSNIGDRIGNIQKAIKELQINQQCGLISTSRLYESEPMYVEDQDRFINGVIELYTSLNPIDLLRLLKKTEKSVGRTKTFTNGPRVIDLDLVFYGDEIVQIGQKGDAPDEDGVGWLECPHRSLVEREFVLRPLNDIAPTFIHPSLRQTIHQLLSRLPKSNPPALQPIIPFSSPSKPLRLYTPSIPHVMAIFNATPDSFSDGDPARTDTSYALKAVEKLFEGEDSPDILDIGGMSTRPNSEPCSESEELERVVPLIKAIRSSSNIKLKEVPISIDTYRPNVALKAVEAGATCINDVRGGSESGMLEIMAQLDVPVILMHSRGDSKTMSSLTDYSKYHGGVIEGVAKELEDTIEKALKKGIKKWNIVLDPGLGFAKSYQDNLILIKHLPSILSSVSKLSGYPMLVGGSRKGFIGKTINKPIASERGYGDAAMTSWCVSTGVVDILRVHEPSQARDTIRMSVAIRDC, via the exons ATGCCAGATAGTGTCAACCTCAATTCACTTTCGATACATCTTCGAAACGGCTTAGGTCCATCTGCATTCAATTTGgttccaccaccaccatgTCCTGTCATCTTGAACATCACGATGTATTTACATCCAACTTCTATAAAAGATACAGCTGAGGGAGATTCGATGTCTGGATTAGGTGTGAATTACTCCTCCGTGTCAAAATCGATATACGGTTTATTATCAGATCCTGATCGAACCTGGACGTCACCTTGGGATCTCCTCAATGAATTGTCATGTATACCGTTATCATTGACAAACGATGTCGAAAGAGTCAAATTACAATTGGAATTACCAAAAGGTTTATTACATGCTAATTCAGTTATATATAAAGGAATATATACCAATTCAGCGCCAACAGctacatcaacatcaacatcaacatcaacatcaaaaaaggaaagagtaGGAAATACAGATGAGGTCGTTATTCGAGATCAGAAATGTGAAATAAAAGACATTAAAACAGAATGTATAATTGGATTACATCCTCATGAACGAACTGAAAAGCAACGATTAGAGATCGAcgttgagattgataatgTTGATTGGGATGAATTCAGTCATAAATGGTTTGCAGATGAGGTTTATAAC TTTgtcacttcttcctcatatGCAACTATAGAATCCTTAATACATTCACTTGGATCATACTTGTTCACTTTACCTTCACTATCAAGTACATCGATTTCAATAGTTATACGTAAACCATCTGCAATACCGTTCGCTATACCAAGTATAGCGATTCATCGTACAGCATCAGATTATCcactctcttcatctccgaTCAACGAGCCTACCTTGATGTCACGAGATAATCAAGGagaatcatcagcatcagcatcgTCGCCGTCGCAACAACAGGTTAAAAGAGTTTTTATAGCTGTAGGATCTAACATCGGTGATAGAATCGGTAACATACAAAAAGCAATTAAAGAAttacaaatcaatcaacaatgtGGCTTGATTTCAACGAGTAGATTATATGAAAGTGAACCTATGTATgttgaagatcaagatagaTTTATCAACGGTGTCAtcgaa TTGTACACCTCCTTGAACCCCATAGACCTCCTGCGCTTACTCAAAAAGACTGAGAAATCAGTTGGTAGGACTAAAACGTTCACCAACGGGCCCAGAGTCATCGATCTCGATTTAGTCTTTTACGGGGATGAGATTGTTCAAATTggtcaaaaaggtgatgcacctgacgaagatggtgtaGGCTGGTTGGAATGCCCTCACAGAAGTCTGGTCGAGAGGGAATTCGTATTAAGGCCATTGAACGA CATTGCACCCacattcattcatccatctcttcgtCAAACGATCCATCAGCTTCTATCTCGTTTACCGAAATCTAATCCACCAGCTCTTCAGCCAATAATACCTTTCTCGTCACCTTCCAAACCCTTACGACTCTACACTCCTTCAATCCCTCATGTGATGGCTATATTTAATGCAACACCAGATTCATTCTCAGATGGCGATCCAGCTCGTACCGATACTTCCTACGCTCTCAAAGCTGTTGAAAAGCTATTTGAGGGTGAagactcacctgatatcTTAGATATAGGAGGAATGTCAACTCGACCGAACTCCGAACCATGTTCAGAAAGTGAAGAGTTAGAAAGAGTCGTTCCCCTGATCAAAGCAATCcgatcttcttccaacatcAAATTAAAGGAAGTTCCGATCTCAATAGATACATACAGACCAAATGTagctttgaaagctgttgaagcAGGTGCAACTTGTATAAATGATGTGAGAGGTGGAAGCGAATCGGGTATGTTGGAAATAATGGCACAATTGGATGTACCTGTTATTTTGATGCACTCAAGAGGAGATTCCAAAACAATGTCGTCGTTAACGGATTATTCGAAATATCACGGTGGTGTAATTGAAGGTGTAGccaaagaattggaagatacGATTGAAAAAGCTTTAAAAAAAGGAATTAAGAAATGGAATATCGTTTTGGATCCTGGGTTGGGTTTCGCTAAATCATATCAAGATAATTTGATCTTAATCAAACATCTTCCAAGTATATTATCATCTGTTTCGAAATTGAGTGGTTATCCGATGTTAGTTGGAGGAAGTAGGAAAGGTTTCATTGGTAAAACAATCAATAAGCCCATAGCATCGGAAAGAGGTTATGGCGATGCTGCAATGACTTCTTGGTGTGTCAGTACGGGTGTAGTTGACATACTGAGAGTGCATGAACCATCACAAGCTAGGGATACTATCAGGATGAGTGTAGCTATTAGAGATTGTTAA
- a CDS encoding dihydroxyacetone kinase produces MAPQHKHLLNNASTLVVDSLKGLVNLNPNIKLDEGQRVIYTPPSQSRVALLSGGGSGHEPAHAGFVGPGLLDAAVCGNIFASPNVAQIRRGVELVTGEKGALIVVMNYTGDALHFGLAAEQYRASGKPGDVRVLLVQDDVAVSREQGTIVGRRGLAGTILVYKIASALSDSGADLDSVEDVAKYVTSRIGTIGIGLDHCHVPGTKAGDSHLDENQLELGMGIHNEAGTHKLDLPTVSELVDSMLNKITNTNDPERSYIPFKNDGSDEVVLLVNNLGAISELEIGGITGESVKWLQNKSIKVRRVLSGTYMTSLNMPGFSLSLLLLPSKSESSTYSSSQILEYLDAPASAPGWSWSSGKEPGVIGEKVEEAATQKHAAKEADLAPTDSGEFISAIQRSCKALIAAEPELTEQDQIAGDGDAGLTLEAGAKAILKAIDSGKIKGQNVIEDIGVIAEVVEEDMGGTSGALYSIFFAGLGKALRDQSTSGENKTTLKVWSKASEEALTTLYKYTRARPPSRTLVDPLEAFIASLPSKGLSGAADDAHAAADKTKELVAKAGRGAYVNQEDLKKREVPDPGAWGIWRIVDGLRGFEA; encoded by the exons ATGGCACCTCAAC ACAAACATCTACTCAATAACGCTTCTACTCTCGTTGTAGATTCTCTCAAGGGTTTAGTCAACTTGAACCCCAATATCAAGCTTGATGAGGGACAACGAG TGATTTACAcacctccttctcaatctAGAGTCGCACTTCTTTcaggaggtggatcaggaCATGAACCTGCTCATGCTGGATTTGTTGGACCCGGATTACTGGATGCGGCGGTATGCGGAAACATATTCGCTTCACCAAACGTTGCTCAAATCAGAAGAGGTGTTGAACTAGTTacaggtgaaaaaggtgctTTGATAGTAGTCATGAATTATACAGGGGACGCATTACATTTCGGTTTAGCAGCTGAACAATATAGAGCTTCTGGCAAACCTGGTGATGTTAGAGTTCTATTAGTGCAGGATGATGTAGCTGTCAGTAGAGAACAAGGTACTATAGTTGGacgaag AGGTCTCGCTGGTACAATTTTAGTCTACAAGATTGCTTCAGCTCTTTCGGATTCAGGAGCAGATTTAGATTCAGTCGAAGATGTAGCTAAATACGTCACTTCAAGAATTGGTACAATCGGTATTGGACTTGATCATTGTCAT GTCCCTGGTACCAAAGCAGGTGATTCTCATCTTGATGAAAACCAGCTCGAATTA GGAATGGGTATTCACAATGAAGCTGGTACACACAAACTTGATCTTCCAACTGTATCTGAATTAGTAGATAGCATGTTGAATAAAATTACCAATACCAATGATCCTGAAAGATCTTATATTCCATTTAAGAATGATGGTTCTGATGAAGTCGTTTTGCTCGTCAATAACTTGGGAGCTATCAGTGAATTAGAAATTGGTGGTATCACAGGAgaat CTGTCAAATGGCTTCaaaacaaatcaatcaaagtTCGAAGAGTTTTATCTGGAACATACATGACATCACTCAACATGCCAGGAttctcactttctcttcttctccttccgtctaaatctgaatcttcaacttattcttcttctcaaattTTGGAATACCTCGATGCGCCCGCCAGTGCTCCGGGTTGGTCATGGTCATCAGGTAAAGAACCTGGAGTGATTGgtgaaaaagttgaagaagccGCTACTCAAAAGCACGCCGCTAAAGAGGCCGATCTCGCCC CTACCGACTCTGGAGAATTTATATCTGCCATCCAAAGATCTTGTAAAGCTCTCATCGCAGCTGAACCAGAATTGActgaacaagatcaaattgCAGGAGACGGAGATGCAGGATTAACTTTGGAAGCAGGTGCTAAAGCGATCTTGAAAGCAATTGATTCAGGTAAAATAAAAGGTCAAAATGTGATTGAAGATATTGGTGTGATAGCAGAagtagtagaagaagatatgggtGGTACTTCAGGCGCATTGTATTCTATTTTCTTCGCTGGTTTAGGCAAAGCTTTAAGAGATCAATCTACTTCTGGTGAAAACAAAACTACTCTTAAAGTTTGGTCAAAAGCTTCTGAAGAAGCTCTGACTACTCTTTAtaaat ACACCCGAGCGAGACCACCTTCTAGAACTTTAGTTGATCCTCTAGAAGCTTTCATCGCTTCGCTGCCTTCCAAAGGTCTTAGCGGAGCTGCTGACGACGCTCATGCAGCAGCTGACAAGACTAAGGAATTAGTGGCTAAAGCAGGAAGAGGTGCTTATGTCAATCAGGAAGATttgaaaaagagagaagtaCCAGATCCAGGTGCTTGGGGTATCTGGAGAATCGTTGACGGTTTAAGAGGATTTGAAGCTTAA